A genomic region of Gossypium hirsutum isolate 1008001.06 chromosome D01, Gossypium_hirsutum_v2.1, whole genome shotgun sequence contains the following coding sequences:
- the LOC107957504 gene encoding cleavage stimulation factor subunit 77-like isoform X2 has product MWIKTLLYSDVCRYADFLSCLNDDRNIRALFERALSSLPQEESIEIWKRFTQFEKTYGDLASMLKVEQRWKEALSGTIEEGASALETSLLDLISRYSFKDLWPCSSKDLDHLSRQEFHQTPLLQFLLLPICRIPWLQLLVLLQTH; this is encoded by the exons ATGTGGATAAAGACACTGTTATATTCTGATGTGTGCAGATATGCAGATTTTTTGTCTTGTTTGAATGATGACAGAAACATCCGGGCATTATTTGAGCGAGCCTTAAGCTCACTACCACAAGAAGAATCTATTGAG ATCTGGAAACGATTCACCCAGTTCGAGAAAACTTATGGCGATCTAGCTAGCATGTTGAAG GTTGAACAAAGGTGGAAAGAAGCTCTTTCTGGAACAATTGAAGAGGGTGCTTCTGCACTGGAGACTTCTCTACTAGATCTTATATCACGCTACAGTTTCAAGGATCTCTGGCCCTGTTCCTCCAAGGATCTTGATCACTTGTCCAGACAAGAG TTCCATCAAACACCACTACTGCAATTCTTGCTGCTCCCAATTTGTCGAATCCCATGGCTACAGTTGTTGGTGCTGCTTCAAACCCATTAA
- the LOC107957504 gene encoding cleavage stimulation factor subunit 77-like isoform X1, which produces MWIKTLLYSDVCRYADFLSCLNDDRNIRALFERALSSLPQEESIEIWKRFTQFEKTYGDLASMLKVEQRWKEALSGTIEEGASALETSLLDLISRYSFKDLWPCSSKDLDHLSRQEELQFHQTPLLQFLLLPICRIPWLQLLVLLQTH; this is translated from the exons ATGTGGATAAAGACACTGTTATATTCTGATGTGTGCAGATATGCAGATTTTTTGTCTTGTTTGAATGATGACAGAAACATCCGGGCATTATTTGAGCGAGCCTTAAGCTCACTACCACAAGAAGAATCTATTGAG ATCTGGAAACGATTCACCCAGTTCGAGAAAACTTATGGCGATCTAGCTAGCATGTTGAAG GTTGAACAAAGGTGGAAAGAAGCTCTTTCTGGAACAATTGAAGAGGGTGCTTCTGCACTGGAGACTTCTCTACTAGATCTTATATCACGCTACAGTTTCAAGGATCTCTGGCCCTGTTCCTCCAAGGATCTTGATCACTTGTCCAGACAAGAG GAACTACAGTTCCATCAAACACCACTACTGCAATTCTTGCTGCTCCCAATTTGTCGAATCCCATGGCTACAGTTGTTGGTGCTGCTTCAAACCCATTAA
- the LOC107943391 gene encoding uncharacterized protein, producing the protein MEKGKSARQAVEISLKKLDLNADWNFKSSRLIPSLHSSRLRIEKTKPPSLVSLCLGVIGRHLEEIIEDLSEIAVNFPADIKIPLAAIARRRKLLNDDVIVSLADSSWEILDLSGSDVSNFGLAKVAEMCKSLRAVDISQCKKITANGVSELVRHCHSLETMRCGGCPSSESTARRCLGILKPKLNDVEGDSWEELDTMEIGHGAQSLRWLVWPKIDEDSLEMLSAECPRIIVNPKPSLFGFKGTEVPREAFPDVALDDPIVEDIDPKTWSICRSMPKAMSPSLSSANELSIAEKFRLAFVERDTRLAPKRAKNARQHQRRAEREWMMTSTRAKALALASKATKSLHGRS; encoded by the exons atggaaaagGGAAAATCTGCTCGACAAGCCGTAGAAATCTCGTTGAAGAAGCTCGATCTGAACGCTGATTGGAACTTTAAATCCTCTCGTTTGATACCTTCTCTTCACTCATCAA GGTTACGCATTGAGAAGACGAAACCTCCTAGTTTAGTGAGCTTGTGCCTTGGAGTTATTGGTCGGCATCTGGAGGAAATTATCGAGGATTTAAGTGAaattgctgttaattttcccgCGGATATTAAg ATACCATTGGCAGCAATAGCAAGGAGAAGAAAATTACTGAATGATGATGTCATCGTCTCCTTGGCCGATAGTTCTTGGGAAATTCTTGACCTTTCTGGTTCAGATGTTTCCAATTTTGGCTTAGCTAAAGTAGCTGAAATGTGCAAATCTCTTCGGGCTGTGGATATAAG CCAATGCAAAAAAATTACTGCCAATGGTGTTTCTGAACTTGTACGGCACTGTCATTCATTGGAGACGATGAGATGCGG AGGGTGCCCTTCAAGCGAGTCAACAGCCCGGCGATGCTTAGGCATACTGAAGCCAAAGCTGAATGATGTGGAGGGAGATTCTTGGGAGGAGCTTGATACCATGGAGATTGGTCATGGTGCACAGTCTTTGCGTTGGCTTGTGTGG CCGAAAATTGATGAAGACTCATTGGAGATGTTGTCGGCTGAATGCCCACGGATAATTGTAAATCCGAAGCCCTCACTCTTTGGTTTTAAAGGAACTGAAGTTCCTAGGGAAGCATTTCCAGATGTTGCTTTGGATGATCCGATTGTTGAGGACATTGATCCCAAAACATGGTCTATTTGTCGATCTATGCCAAAGGCAATGTCTCCTTCACTTTCAAGTGCCAATGAGTTATCCATAGCAGAAAAGTTTAGACTTGCCTTTGTGGAAAGAGACACACGTTTAGCTCCAAAGCGTGCAAAAAATGCAAGACAGCATCAGCGCCGTGCAGAGAGGGAGTGGATGATGACAAGTACACGAGCCAAGGCATTAGCTTTGGCCTCAAAAGCAACCAAATCTCTACATGGTCGAAGCTGA